A stretch of the Elephas maximus indicus isolate mEleMax1 chromosome 3, mEleMax1 primary haplotype, whole genome shotgun sequence genome encodes the following:
- the CALR gene encoding calreticulin produces the protein MLLPVPLLLGLLGLAAAEPTVYFKEQFLDGDGWTDRWVESTHKSDFGKFVLSSGKFYGDQEKDKGLQTSQDARFYALSARFEPFSNKDKTLVVQFTVKHEQNIDCGGGYVKLFPDGLDQADMHGDSEYNIMFGPDICGPGTKKVHVIFNYKGKNVLINKDIRCKDDEFTHLYTLIVRPDNTYEVKIDNSQVESGSLEDDWDFLPPKKIKDPSAAKPEDWDERAKIDDPTDSKPEDWDKPEHIPDPDAKKPEDWDEEMDGEWEPPVIQNPEYKGEWKPRQIDNPDYKGKWIHPEIDNPEYSPDANIYSYDSFAVLGLDLWQVKSGTIFDNFLITNDEAYAEEFGNETWGVTKAAEKLMKDKQDEEQRLKEEEEDKKRKEEEAAEDKEEEEDKDEDDEDEEDKEEDEEEDVGQAKDEL, from the exons ATGCTGCTACCCGTGCCGCTGCTGCTCGGCCTACTTGGCTTGGCCGCCGCTGAGCCCACCGTGTACTTCAAGGAGCAGTTTCTGGACGGAG ATGGGTGGACCGACCGCTGGGTCGAATCCACACACAAGTCGGATTTTGGCAAGTTCGTTCTGAGTTCCGGCAAGTTCTACGGTGACCAGGAGAAAGATAAGG GGCTGCAGACAAGCCAGGACGCCCGCTTCTACGCCCTGTCGGCAAGATTCGAGCCTTTCAGCAACAAAGACAAGACGCTGGTAGTGCAGTTTACTGTGAAGCATGAGCAGAACATCGACTGTGGGGGCGGCTATGTGAAGCTGTTTCCTGATGGTTTAGACCAGGCGGACATGCATGGGGACTCTGAAtacaacatcatgtttg GCCCTGACATCTGTGGCCCAGGCACCAAGAAGGTTCATGTCATCTTCAACTACAAGGGCAAGAACGTGCTGATCAACAAGGACATCCGTTGCAAG GATGATGAATTCACACACCTGTATACTCTGATCGTGAGGCCCGATAACACCTATGAGGTGAAGATCGACAACAGTCAGGTAGAGTCAGGCTCCTTGGAAGATGATTGGGACTTCCTgccacccaagaagataaaggatCCCAGTGCTGCCAAGCCTGAAGACTGGGATGAGCGGGCCAAGATCGACGACCCCACAGACTCCAAGCCTGAG GACTGGGACAAGCCTGAGCACATCCCTGATCCCGATGCCAAGAAGCCCGAGGACTGGGATGAGGAGATGGATGGAGAGTGGGAACCACCCGTGATTCAGAACCCTGAGTACAAG GGTGAGTGGAAACCCCGGCAGATTGACAACCCAGATTACAAGGGCAAGTGGATCCACCCAGAGATCGACAACCCCGAGTACTCCCCTGATGCTAACATCTACTCCTATGACAGCTTTGCTGTGCTGGGCCTAGATCTCTGGCAG GTCAAGTCTGGCACCATCTTTGACAATTTCCTCATCACCAACGACGAGGCCTATGCTGAGGAGTTTGGCAACGAGACGTGGGGTGTCACAAAG GCTGCAGAAAAGCTCATGAAGGACAAGCAGGACGAAGAGCAGAGGctaaaggaagaggaagaggacaaGAAGCGCAAGGAAGAGGAGGCGGCAGAGGacaaagaagaagaggaggacaaagatgaagatgaTGAGGATGAAGAGGACAAAGAGGAGGATGAGGAGGAAGATGTGGGCCAGGCCAAGGATGAGCTGTAG